TCCTTATCTACTGTCGCCGTGGAGGGAAACCAGGAAACACTCCTTGCCAACTCCGCAATGCACGTCCGGGATAACCGCATCTCAGGTACCCTCTGATCATTGCGTCAGGAAGAACCCATATGTAAACCAAAACCACATCCCGGAGTACGATAGTATATCGTTATTACATTTCACTTATACCTTAGAGATTATTATTTCGAATCGTAGACATGGAAGAGAACAGAAAGATCCTGAGCAATACTTGGACGTACTGATGCATATGGAGTAACTGCCTTGATTACTTTTCGAGCAATACATATGCATAGTGCATCGATTCCAATCCTTTCGGTTTGGATAACTTAGCTGAAAGAAGTGCGCAAAGTGATAGATTGTGGTAGATTTTTGTTACATATCGTCCCGTTTTCCTAACTGTCCGTGTCatctttaattttgtaaagccaACCTCATAATTGTGTCGTTTATCTTTTAGTAAGTAGAGAAACCAGTACAACAATTTCAGCTGTTTTACAGTTCGTGCTTTTGTTATACATATATTGAACAAAAAAGATTGCCATGAGAATAGAAACTTGACCACACTTGAAACTTTCCTTCTTATCATACTGATCCaccgttattcgaaatttgtctCGGCTGTTCCTCCCTTCTCGGTGTCTGGGCGCTTCCTCGCGATTTGTATTTGAATCGTGCGTTTAAACTTCCCCGGAGAAAAACGTTTGAATCAGAAACGATGGCGACGGGATTTCCAAGGCACATTGTTGCCTGCTCCTCAGGATGAAACGCGTAGCTGTCCATCGTTAACGGCACTTATCGTCCCATTACATCCACGTTCCAATGTTACGAAGTTAACTGCTGGTACAACTGCTCTCATTCAAAACGGGTTCTATCAACAGGTGAGGCGACTCAGCGAGCGCGGCGGCGAAGGATCAGGACCGTCGTCAAGGGAAGCTGCTTTCCTGGCGACTCTGTATCAAGCGCCGGCCCCCCAGCCTGGTGGCCGAAGGCACTCCGTTGTAACGATTTCCAAAGTGCCGCCGACGCTGTTTGACCGTAATCGTCGTGAATCCATCGCCGCTTTTCCCCTAGGGGGAGCGACCAGAATATTAGCCGGCCGACGGGACTCGAAATCTAGAATATCGGGCCCGCCAAGCAATAGTGGGAGCACGCATAATCTTCAGTTAGATATCATGGACgacattacaaaaataaaagcgAAACAGGTAAAAGCTCTATTACATTAACTATATTTGTCTGGTTACCGAAGACAGGGCCGAATTAAGATCTTTGGGGACCGCAGCTATCGAAGCTTCGAGGGCCCCCATTGAATGaaaatcgggggggggggggtgtacacaaattttgtaattaaacatacaatataataagtaaatctccaaaaaatgaaatttattcgaaataaaattgaattacatTTGAAACCATAACGAAAAATAATGGGTTacaaataagtaatattaaaagaTAAGCATCGagaagatattttaaaataaacttttagtgCGATTGCTAATTATTTGAAAAGGGaaacagtaaacaaaatttcattaaattatttttttacgtgAAACCTCCTTAACTGCAACTCCCCCCCCAATCGTCCGTTGATTCGCCCTTGACTGAGGATACTTACAATCAGCGTTGCCGAGAGAAATTTCCTCTGAGCGAAGTACTATGACGTCACATTAGCCCCAGTACCACTCTACACCTATCACCTATCTCGCTGGCATCACGTGACTTGAATTACGTCCCTCCACTACCATACGCTTTTCCCCTTTTTCCCTCGAACCTGGTAACGCTACTTACAAGATGGGTACACAGGGATGTCAGGCAATCCGGTACgcgtactggcatatatgacgtcacttggcttgAATTGACTTGGCGTTGGCATGACGTGACGGCGTCACCAACGCAAATATAccgttattgctgtaggtgttccctTTCATCTACACCGTACAACGTCATATGAGCCTGTACGTCGCCATTTATCCAGTACGTATGGCAACCCTGCGGGTACGCACCACACGGTACATCGCGCAGTAGTGAGGGCTCCAGTTGCGTATACCTGAACAAAAGATGGCGCCACTGCGCGAGTTCTGTGGGTATAGTAGTGATTAGAGTCTAGGTTTGGCAGGTTGATTAGTGGCAGGTTGAATACCTATTACTTTTGGATGGCTGGCAACTAAATACATTTCAtggattcttttatttttaaactctCTCCTTGTCTCCCAAGTCCTAACAAacctcactattgcttggtacaccTATATCTGAGTATTCATaaagagaacaaatattcgGATATGTTGTACTCAAGTACCTATATactagaggtgtgcgggtaTTTCAGGCTCGAGTCGGGTGGGAATCACGAAAGTTTGTCAACACATATGTTAGTATATTCGGATACCAGTTATTTCGGGACCCGATTTTTGATTCGGGATCCGACGCTCGATccagaatacaatttttccgtCTGGTCTTGTATTTAAACTTctaagttgtgattttgcagtgtgATCGGATGTAAGAATTTGTAAGCAAGGAAAATATTACACGATGTAACATGTGAAAGAAAAGTAATTGTTCCAATCGGATCccgaattatatatttaatatgtaggtatttatGTGTTGACAAACTTTAGGAAACCCGGCCCAACCCGACCCGAGGCTCGGGTACACGCACAGTGGGCATACATACATATgcgtacatacagggtgttcggctacaCGTGGGAGTAaaattaaggggtgattctagacaTCACACTAaggcgaaaatcaagaataacgatattgcggttgaggcttcgtttgttagttataagtgtttaaaaatatgcctaaaagcaggcaatccgcgtgcaccgctgcacgcgGGGCAAATCAGGCGAGGAGTCGAGCAGTGGTTGTCAAAGCCACTGTCGCACGGGGTCACTCACCTCGGAAAAGTTACGACGTCCGACAATTGGCATGGCCACACGATTAATCCAAAATTAAAGAGTACTTGCCAGGAAcaactaaatataaataatggaaatagtcgcgagagatgagatttttggaaatatatcatgaaacttgtctcgtgagagtctacttacttatttagtttcatgaaactaatgaagaattaattagaaaataataaaataatgaaataaaaggtaattgattacacattacttTCTGCAATCGataatttagatagttgacacaATTACGGTCGTTAACTTCGATAGATGGctacaattttgtcaactacctaaattaacgattgcagaaaataatatgtaatcaattacacaattacattttaatcgtaatttgtaatttgtaattagattacaaatTGTTCAGATTATTTTGCTCAACTCTGCCACCAATACCTTACGATTTTTCCTTGATTTACATAATCATATACACACGTACATAGCATAATTTTATACTAATCAGAGATCCCTTATTACATTTTATGCTCGTCTAAATCTCGCCGCAGTTTAAACACTCAGCGCAGCGCAAGAGTGAAACATACTGTAAAAGACGAATGATTCGATTTCGAAAGAGAACCTAAATAGTAGAGGGTAATTTCTTTCAGGTGCGACTGAAGATGTATAATACATCGACGGAACAAGTGTGCGAGATTCAACCTTTAGAAGGTAATAGCTCTGCTCAACGGTACACCCAGCATCCGAAACGGCGATTCTCTGAACTGCCTACCCCCTCGGTGTCACCGACTTCTTCCCTAAGGAGACGGGCGTCGGATTTACCAAGAGCAGTGAGCGTTTCTGGGGCAGCAGGCATCGTCTGCTCCAACACAGATCTGATATCAATCCTGAACTCTTTGACATCCTCCGCGACAGAGATCAACCTCTGTGGCGACGAAGCATCGAGCTCGCGAGAGGAGAGCAAATCCAGTTGGTCCGGCAAAACGGCCGAACAGAAACGAAACCGCCTGAAGAGCTTCCGGTCGAACAGCTTCGACGTGTCGATCCTTCACGGGGCTAAGGGCAAGTTAGCCGGATCCTCGAAGGCGACCACCTCTACCATTATGGCCCCATCAAATTGGTTCAGGAAGAGACATCTGCCGATGTCGAAGAAGCAAAAGCCCGAGGATCTGATCACGGCCAGCCTGAACTTAAAGAAGTTCAATAAATCGAAGGTCGTGAAGGTGGTGAAAGACACGCTTGGTAAAACGTCCCCTAACACTGACGTCAGGCAAAAGGTCATCTGGGACGACACGAGTGGGACTAAAGTGGATGCTCAGGTTTGTGGCCGGCTGCAAAGTTTACTACCCTTCTTTTTCTAAATAAACTGGTCTCACTAGCATTGGATTCAGAATCAATGTATTAACGTATAAATGTATTTAACTAACAATGGGTTGAAGAAGCTTTTCCTTAGCTGTACTTCATTCTTCTTATTCAATTATCACTTTGTAATATTGCTTTAATAATGCGTGCTGATTTTACGGCAATGCTTTTCACGACATTCTTATCTATTTATCATCTATCTATTCATCGCATTAGTCAATCTGGGAATTTCTTATCCCCCTTAATTTACACCTACTAgctttttaataattcaatCTTCTTTCTGCCCTTCTCCAAATCACCTTATCTATCTGTTTATTTTATTCCCTTATTTAGctcgagtaataataataataacgacaaGCTTGAAGtatataatagtaataattacaTACCACTGGCACGCAATAATAATAAAGCTGTGGCAACAAAAAGCTATAGGCGCATTTTACTTAGAACATTAAAAGTTTCGTAGGTACTATATTCGAGTACAAGTTATGGTAGCAACCCTAACTCTTATCGACGTTGATATGCATTCTCAAAagtaattctaattttataaaagtattcagTCGCGTAAATGTTAAACAGTTCTGTTCAGGCTCGAATTCCACTTGCAGGTGTTGGGTAGTGCGATCGAGAAAATTTTGACAGCGCAAAGAGGGGGCGACACGACACCGTCGAGCTCAACtggtaaaacttcaatgtcACCGAACAAATCGAGATCCAGCAAAGTGCCAAGTTGGTTCTCGGGCAACAACCAGGACCAAGAACAAACCGAATCTTGCGAACCATCGATCTGTTCTTCCTTGAAAGACCTGTTTGTAAAGTAGTATGCGAACACGAGCGTGGCCTCGTTCCATTCATTAACGTTTCTTCGTTTAAGGATTTATTCAGAGCTGAACACGACCTAATAGTTGATCTGCCGATAACTGATGATCCTAGTAGCAGTTCTGGTTGGCCCACGGTAcacccaagttgggaattagttggccatcaaaatgccaacaataaatgctactagggaatcCCCTTTTATTTACGTGCTAACTGAATGGCAGACTGTAACTTGTAGTCTGCGACACTTTCTTCATTTAAACATCCTATCGTTTTTCTCTTTAACGCAAATTCTTTATTACTTTCAGGGAAACCTGCGTGTATGAAGATATTACACCATTACGTTAGTAATTATTTCAAGATAAACGTTATATCGTTAGGGCTATGTGTATAGGGTATCTCTGAATAACGGTCGCCAGATGTACTTGATAAATGATAGTAGACACAAAGAAACGTAACAAGCCTTTCCCTCATCACTTTTCACATAGACTGTAATTCTTGACTTTCAGAGTCATCCAGAAGTTACTTCGTGTctttttaagggggtagtttaccctcaacagcccaaaatcaggcccttcttcaaaatTAATCCGCCCAGTTGGAAAAATGCAGTTTCGAGATAATCCCGTTTACAGTTTTGACAGaagttattttctgcaactcAAAGATCACAGTCGTGGCCAGTGACTCTCTACCTCCTTAGTTCTAAACGATATATAAGCTCGTAATCCCTCCTGTTACATACATTTCGATTCTTGGACATACATTTCTGTGCGATTGACACCAATTTACTTATGCGCGTACTGTAAATCTCGGAAATTTTCGAGATCCACTTTAAAActgtgcaggtatatttttgagacTGCAAACATtatgaaaatggacaaaaaaaAGTCGGaaaaaatttcacagtgactTTCCCCCTAAAAGAATGTATTTTTTCTTACAGTATCACGATGGTGCAAAAAGAAACAGAATCTGTGTAAAGAATGTTGAAAGAAAATCTTCTTACCTATCCCCGTGCTTTCTACCATGTACCAAGTACCTATATCGTgcagtatttatttaaaaatactagggattttgatgaaatagaAATAGGATATGGCCCatgtgaaattagggagggagggggggggggggttatgtCATCATTTTTCTGGTctcgaatttgtttaagaaatacaGTCCGTTAAAATTTGCACATTTTGCCTATTTTCGCGAGGACAGGCTTTATAAATGAGTTTTTCATCGCTGAAACTATCACTCGCACAAagtttattcttcttttattttaatccagAAAGAAGGGTCTATCTGGACAAATTTGATTTTAAACCGCAAAAGCGTTGTTCCAACAAGAGACTaacatatatttcttatttattatACATGTTCTTGAAGAAGTCCTTATGAGGATCCTTTCTGACGTAACAGAAACTTTGTTgaggataattttttaaaacagtgcTAATAACTATTGCTTACAAgcttcaaatttcatttttaattttgctattttttttttggctatTGACATTTTTAACGTCTATCATCGTTTCATGGTCAAAGTATGAATGGGAAACAAATATGACAAATCAAACTGGATTTTGGTAAATAAAATGTGGAACTTGACTAACATCAAAATTAGATAGAACTTTGCGCGATTCTTGACGCAGAATTAGATATCAACTAGCCCATTAACGAATCCCTTTCTAGACCTGAACGGTTCAATGGATGTAGCTTTCAATACCTAAATGTGGAGAGTCGTCTCTTTGATCTCTACGTATGCTTAGCGCAAAGTGTCTAATTCCAATGGTGTAACCGAGCAACACTTCGAAACTGAAATCCTGACGTCGAAATATAACTAAACAATATTGTACAATAAATGTTATGTGGTGTTCTGTAAACGAGAAACGCTTTTTTTTTATGAGAAAAGGTTAAATCCAAATGGAAATATTATCGAGCGATCTGAATGTCTTGAAatcaaaccgtttcaaccccatGCGTAGCGTGTTGTGTCCcgcacaaaaaataaaattacaaaaaaaaagagaaagaccgTAATGCGAAAATCATTAACCAGAATCTCTAATCGCGATCGTAATTGCTTCTGCCTAATTGCTTCTGTTTTTATTTCGCGTGGAGACTACGTGTAGAAGTGAGAAGAATGAAATATGCGCATTAATGCTTTATTCACCCCCAAATGAATTTCTGGAAAATCTTTCAAAATGGAAATGCTGCACAATGGAGGTCCAGTTTCAGCTTTATTTTAAACCcattgaaaaaagaaacagaaaatgttaaaattcttttctggtggaatattataattttgtatattattttatcaTTTTCAGCACtagttaattttcaatttttacatttacacgctgcatatttctttctttttcatttacgtATGAACCTATGACGTTTTTGTTTATTTGTCTGTCTTATTTGTTTGTACCCTTCGGAAATTCATTGCATATTTTCGACTATGAGCATTCGAAAGAAAAATCCATTTCAGAGTCAAAATGAACCTTAAGTGGACATACCTCTATTTTACTTTGAACATAATGAACAAAGGTATATTTTCATCAAAAAGAAGCGGACCTCTCTGACTACACAAATATTGGCTAAATGTGTGATATAAACTTACAGTAGTGGACAAAAAAGCTACTACTTTTTTGAACCACCCTACTTCcattgcttttaaaaaaaaaaactgcagtatatgcctaatatacatattctgaaagagaattaaaagctgtataaaacccagttacagttgaatttatttaaataattaacaaaaactcttgtttgtcagttaaataaattcaactttacaACAATTGTCTATTTGTATCCAGCCATTTGCATTTccagtttttgtttaaatggtgATCGAACTgaattattataaactaaatacTATCATTTACATTAGACATTTCTTATATAACTTTTTAGGGAATTATTTatagatttattttttatttttattaattattatatagcATTTTCGGTTTGTTTTTAGTTGTAGAACATGCTGACTAAGATTGTACGAAAACGTGTCAGACATACTAAGTGTATACATTAAGTTTCACGTAGAATTACCATAAATTAGCTAACTTAACTAGATTCTCGCGATTAGAGGGTGACAATCCGTCATAATTGAATCCGTCAATCTAATGGGCTTTCTCGTATTTTCATACGCGTGCAAATTAAACATTCCGGGTATCAATATTGTTGCAGTTTTCGTGAAAAAAACACTTAGGGGACATCActcaaaagagaaaaaaaaaagaaaatataatgcGTGTATTTATTTGTCTTTGCTGGTCAAAGGCTCGtcaaaataattg
The nucleotide sequence above comes from Andrena cerasifolii isolate SP2316 chromosome 2, iyAndCera1_principal, whole genome shotgun sequence. Encoded proteins:
- the LOC143366279 gene encoding uncharacterized protein LOC143366279, with amino-acid sequence MRRQQSYNPTPMLASGGNEPQIIVEESTLGEEEEEERRNESPPRCLDPDSPSLNPYLLSPWRETRKHSLPTPQCTSGITASQVRRLSERGGEGSGPSSREAAFLATLYQAPAPQPGGRRHSVVTISKVPPTLFDRNRRESIAAFPLGGATRILAGRRDSKSRISGPPSNSGSTHNLQLDIMDDITKIKAKQVRLKMYNTSTEQVCEIQPLEGNSSAQRYTQHPKRRFSELPTPSVSPTSSLRRRASDLPRAVSVSGAAGIVCSNTDLISILNSLTSSATEINLCGDEASSSREESKSSWSGKTAEQKRNRLKSFRSNSFDVSILHGAKGKLAGSSKATTSTIMAPSNWFRKRHLPMSKKQKPEDLITASLNLKKFNKSKVVKVVKDTLGKTSPNTDVRQKVIWDDTSGTKVDAQVLGSAIEKILTAQRGGDTTPSSSTGKTSMSPNKSRSSKVPSWFSGNNQDQEQTESCEPSICSSLKDLFVK